Proteins from a genomic interval of Bradyrhizobium sp. CCGB01:
- a CDS encoding metallophosphoesterase — translation MSEFRLTQISDTHLGRRFPGLIANFQAVSAHIDADRPDLVVNTGDVSFDGPTSRDDVEFAKGLHAALPVACRYIPGNHDIGDNPTAIGPAPKPPVAEAHRKQFCEIFGEDHWSFEAAGWRFIGLNSLVMNSGLAFEAEQFDWLSQEIARTNGRPVALFVHKPLFLNLPDDPETPETSIRYVPQPARARLIEMFARVDLRLIASGHVHQRRDFTWRHTRHVWAPSAGFKINDSRQDRIAIKEVGLVEYRFRPDSFEVRHVRAAGQVDVDIEELLVQMGGEH, via the coding sequence ATGTCCGAATTTCGCCTCACGCAGATTTCCGACACGCATCTCGGCCGGCGCTTCCCCGGCCTGATCGCCAATTTCCAGGCGGTCAGCGCGCATATCGACGCCGACAGGCCCGACCTCGTCGTCAACACCGGCGACGTGTCGTTCGACGGCCCGACCAGCCGCGATGATGTCGAATTCGCCAAGGGCCTGCACGCCGCCCTGCCCGTTGCCTGCCGCTACATTCCCGGCAATCACGACATCGGCGACAATCCGACCGCGATCGGGCCTGCGCCGAAACCGCCGGTCGCGGAAGCACACCGCAAACAGTTCTGCGAGATCTTCGGCGAGGACCATTGGTCGTTCGAGGCCGCAGGCTGGCGCTTCATCGGCCTCAACTCGCTGGTGATGAACTCAGGGCTCGCCTTCGAGGCTGAGCAGTTCGACTGGCTGTCACAGGAGATCGCGCGCACCAATGGCAGGCCGGTCGCGCTGTTCGTGCACAAACCGCTGTTCCTTAACCTGCCGGACGACCCCGAAACACCGGAGACCTCGATCCGCTACGTGCCGCAGCCGGCACGCGCGCGGCTGATCGAGATGTTTGCGCGGGTCGATCTGCGCCTGATCGCCAGCGGGCACGTGCACCAGCGGCGCGACTTCACCTGGCGCCACACCCGCCACGTCTGGGCGCCGTCCGCCGGCTTCAAGATCAACGATTCGCGCCAGGATCGCATCGCGATCAAGGAAGTCGGGCTCGTGGAATACCGCTTCCGGCCGGACAGCTTTGAGGTCCGCCACGTCCGCGCAGCGGGCCAGGTCGATGTCGATATCGAAGAGCTGCTCGTCCAGATGGGCGGCGAGCACTAG
- a CDS encoding acriflavin resistance protein, with translation MTTLSSLWTESADNQLGILMSALSGIAAALAVALAMTVYFRLSYRSWRDVVRHGLATFAAIALFAFAVYDMRHAASAYLGLNPSRPAVEFEIRMPREMLAAVSDTQIELHTDRNQTLALVGGVRELGDGRSVLRGAVALNHRTADRMLVVNLPGKGTFEFRLRLPAEPHRSEQFGPWHLADRIASPVTGTAAPQDAYTIRYRVL, from the coding sequence ATGACCACCCTGTCCAGCCTCTGGACCGAATCCGCGGACAACCAGCTCGGCATCCTGATGTCGGCGCTATCGGGTATCGCGGCGGCGCTCGCGGTCGCGCTGGCGATGACGGTGTACTTCCGGCTGAGCTACCGGAGCTGGCGCGACGTCGTCAGGCACGGCCTTGCCACGTTCGCCGCCATCGCCCTGTTCGCCTTTGCCGTCTACGACATGCGACATGCCGCGTCGGCCTATCTCGGCCTCAACCCGTCCAGGCCTGCCGTGGAATTCGAGATCCGCATGCCCAGGGAGATGCTGGCGGCCGTATCGGACACCCAGATCGAGCTGCACACCGACCGCAACCAGACCTTGGCGCTGGTCGGCGGGGTGCGCGAGCTCGGCGACGGACGCTCGGTGCTGCGCGGCGCCGTGGCGCTGAACCACCGCACCGCGGACCGCATGCTGGTCGTGAACCTGCCCGGCAAGGGCACGTTCGAATTCCGCCTCCGCCTGCCCGCCGAACCGCATCGCTCCGAGCAGTTCGGCCCCTGGCATCTCGCCGACCGTATCGCCTCGCCCGTCACGGGCACCGCCGCGCCGCAGGACGCCTACACGATCCGCTATCGCGTGCTTTAA
- a CDS encoding MAPEG family protein: MSVQMVLLPVFVQVGLTFALLIGMALARRRSLVSGETKSRDIALGEPNWPKGVTQFANCYRNQFELPVLFYALIALALPLRHADLFIVLMSWVFVVTRFVHAGVFVSSNDFGRRSTIWLAGVLVLLAMWIYFALKMLLLI, from the coding sequence ATGTCCGTTCAAATGGTCTTGCTGCCTGTGTTCGTGCAGGTCGGTCTCACCTTCGCGCTGCTGATCGGCATGGCGCTGGCGCGCCGGCGCTCGCTCGTCTCCGGCGAGACCAAGAGCCGCGACATTGCGCTCGGCGAGCCGAACTGGCCGAAGGGCGTCACACAATTCGCCAATTGCTACCGCAACCAGTTCGAATTGCCGGTGCTGTTCTACGCCCTGATCGCGCTTGCGCTCCCCTTGCGCCATGCCGATCTCTTCATCGTGCTGATGTCTTGGGTGTTCGTGGTGACGCGCTTCGTCCATGCCGGCGTGTTCGTCTCTTCCAACGATTTCGGCCGGCGCTCCACGATCTGGCTCGCCGGCGTGCTCGTGCTGCTTGCGATGTGGATCTACTTCGCGTTGAAAATGCTCCTGCTGATCTAG
- a CDS encoding RsmB/NOP family class I SAM-dependent RNA methyltransferase, with protein sequence MTPAARLSAAIELIDTIEKDRVPAAKALKEWGTAHRFAGSGDRAAIAGLVWDVLRRYASSAHLMDSDTARARLIGMLRLERNMDVATMGALFDGSRFAPAPLTEAEQAALASRSLKDAPAAIVGDYPEWLDPYFAKVFGEDRAAEAAAMASRAPLDLRVNTLKSNRDKVLKALAHLHAKPTPWSANGLRIELSADARNPGIQAEEDFIKGGVEVQDEGSQLAASFTAAKPGEQVIDLCAGAGGKTLALAALMQGKGRLIATDSDKRQLAPIHERLSRAGVHNADVRTPKGEADPLADISGTADLVVIDAPCTGTGTWRRNPDAKWRMRPGALEIRLRDQAEVLERAVPLVKAGGRIAYITCSVLAEENGEQVRAFVGRHGEFAVVPPEQTASVLWDKAEDFAKAALQSAEGWLMTPRRTGTDGFFVSVLKKVS encoded by the coding sequence ATGACTCCCGCTGCCCGGCTGTCCGCAGCCATCGAACTGATCGACACCATCGAGAAGGACCGCGTGCCCGCGGCCAAGGCGCTGAAGGAGTGGGGCACCGCGCACCGCTTCGCCGGCTCCGGCGACCGCGCCGCGATCGCCGGCCTCGTCTGGGACGTGTTGCGCCGCTATGCCTCGAGCGCGCATCTGATGGATTCCGACACCGCGCGGGCGCGGCTGATCGGCATGCTCCGGCTGGAGCGCAACATGGACGTGGCCACCATGGGCGCGTTGTTCGACGGCAGCCGGTTTGCACCGGCGCCGCTGACCGAGGCCGAGCAGGCCGCGCTGGCCTCGCGTTCGCTGAAGGACGCGCCGGCTGCGATCGTCGGCGATTATCCGGAATGGCTCGACCCGTATTTCGCAAAAGTGTTTGGTGAGGATCGCGCCGCGGAGGCGGCCGCGATGGCGAGCCGGGCGCCGCTCGATTTGCGCGTCAATACGCTAAAATCCAATCGCGACAAGGTGCTGAAGGCGCTTGCTCATCTTCACGCGAAACCGACGCCATGGTCCGCAAACGGCCTGCGCATCGAGCTTTCGGCCGATGCGCGCAACCCCGGCATCCAGGCGGAGGAGGATTTCATCAAGGGCGGCGTTGAAGTGCAGGATGAGGGATCGCAGCTTGCGGCCAGCTTCACGGCGGCAAAACCCGGCGAGCAGGTGATCGATCTCTGCGCCGGCGCCGGCGGCAAGACGCTGGCGCTGGCCGCGCTGATGCAGGGCAAGGGCCGGCTGATCGCGACCGACAGCGACAAGCGGCAACTCGCCCCCATCCACGAACGCCTCTCGCGCGCCGGCGTCCACAATGCCGATGTTCGCACGCCCAAGGGCGAGGCCGATCCGCTGGCCGACATCAGCGGCACCGCCGATCTCGTCGTCATCGACGCGCCGTGCACGGGAACCGGAACCTGGCGTCGCAACCCCGACGCCAAATGGCGCATGCGGCCGGGCGCGCTGGAGATCCGCCTGCGCGACCAGGCCGAGGTGCTGGAGCGCGCGGTTCCCCTGGTGAAGGCCGGCGGCCGCATCGCCTACATCACCTGCTCGGTGCTGGCGGAAGAGAACGGCGAGCAGGTGAGGGCGTTCGTTGGCCGCCATGGCGAATTCGCGGTCGTGCCGCCCGAGCAGACCGCGAGCGTGCTCTGGGACAAGGCGGAGGATTTTGCAAAGGCCGCGCTGCAGTCGGCGGAAGGCTGGCTGATGACGCCGCGGCGGACGGGCACGGACGGGTTCTTCGTCTCGGTGTTGAAAAAGGTCTCGTAG
- a CDS encoding cold-shock protein — MAMGTVKWFNTQKGYGFIQPDDGQKDVFVHISAVERAGLSSLNEGQKVSFDIVADRRSGKSSADNLRVG, encoded by the coding sequence ATGGCTATGGGCACCGTGAAGTGGTTCAACACCCAAAAGGGTTATGGTTTCATCCAGCCGGACGACGGCCAGAAGGACGTGTTCGTGCACATCAGCGCTGTCGAGCGCGCTGGCCTCTCCTCCCTCAACGAGGGTCAGAAGGTCTCGTTCGACATCGTCGCCGACCGTCGCAGCGGCAAGTCGTCGGCTGACAATCTCCGCGTCGGCTAA
- a CDS encoding DHCW motif cupin fold protein — protein MKLPASAFTVTDWSKVETTTHPGETGQAKWRTLNIGDLRVRMVEYSPGYLADHWCDRGHVLYVLAGELDSELRDGRKFKLTAGMSYQVSDFGDAAHRSSTVTGATLFIVD, from the coding sequence ATGAAACTCCCCGCCTCCGCCTTCACCGTCACCGACTGGAGCAAGGTCGAGACCACCACGCATCCCGGCGAGACCGGGCAGGCCAAGTGGCGGACGCTCAACATCGGCGATCTCAGGGTGCGGATGGTCGAGTATTCGCCGGGCTATCTCGCCGACCATTGGTGCGACCGCGGCCACGTGCTCTACGTGCTCGCAGGCGAGCTCGACAGCGAGCTGCGCGACGGGCGCAAGTTCAAGCTGACGGCGGGAATGAGCTACCAGGTCTCGGATTTCGGCGACGCCGCGCACCGGTCCTCGACGGTCACCGGCGCCACGCTCTTCATCGTAGATTGA
- the guaA gene encoding glutamine-hydrolyzing GMP synthase, whose amino-acid sequence MTAAQNDRSASTPSVASAHDKILIVDFGSQVTQLIARRVREDGVYCEIVPFNKSEAAFDAMKPKAVILSGGPESVHEAGSPRAPQAIFDSGVPVMGICYGQMTMAAQLGGTVEGGHHREFGRADVEVKAPSRLFEDVWSPGGKNQVWMSHGDRITKMPPGFSVAGTSPNAPFAIIQDEARKYYGLMFHPEVVHTPDGAKLIRNFVRKIAGLTGDWTMRAFREEEIAKIRAQVGKGKVLCGLSGGVDSAVAAVLIHEAIGDQLTCVFVDHGMLRLDEAKTVVDLFRHHYNIPLVHVDASKQFLGELEGVTDPETKRKTIGRLFIEVFEAEAKKIGGADFLAQGTLYPDVIESVSFTGGPSVTIKSHHNVGGLPERMNMKLVEPLRELFKDEVRKLGYELGLPEIFVGRHPFPGPGLAIRCPGDITRDKLDILRKADAVYIDQIRKHGLYDDIWQAFAVLLPVKTVGVMGDGRTYDYVVGLRAVTSTDGMTADFYQFDMKFLGETATRIINEVKGVNRVVYDVTSKPPGTIEWE is encoded by the coding sequence ATGACAGCAGCACAGAACGACCGCTCCGCGTCGACGCCCTCGGTGGCCTCGGCGCACGACAAGATTCTCATCGTCGACTTCGGCAGCCAAGTGACGCAGCTGATCGCGCGTCGCGTGCGCGAGGACGGCGTCTATTGCGAGATCGTCCCGTTCAACAAGTCCGAGGCGGCCTTCGACGCGATGAAGCCGAAGGCGGTGATCCTCTCCGGCGGCCCCGAGTCGGTGCATGAGGCCGGCTCGCCCCGCGCCCCGCAAGCGATCTTCGATTCCGGCGTGCCGGTGATGGGCATCTGCTACGGCCAGATGACGATGGCGGCCCAGCTCGGCGGCACCGTCGAGGGCGGCCATCACCGCGAATTCGGCCGCGCCGATGTCGAGGTGAAGGCGCCGAGCAGGCTGTTCGAGGACGTCTGGTCACCCGGCGGCAAGAACCAGGTCTGGATGAGCCATGGCGACCGCATCACAAAGATGCCGCCGGGCTTCTCCGTCGCCGGCACCTCGCCGAACGCGCCGTTCGCAATCATCCAGGACGAGGCGCGCAAGTACTACGGCCTGATGTTCCACCCCGAAGTGGTGCACACGCCCGACGGCGCGAAACTCATCCGCAATTTCGTGCGCAAGATCGCCGGCCTCACCGGCGACTGGACCATGCGCGCCTTCCGCGAGGAGGAGATTGCAAAAATCCGCGCGCAGGTCGGCAAGGGCAAGGTGCTCTGCGGGCTCTCCGGCGGCGTCGATTCAGCGGTTGCGGCCGTGCTGATCCACGAGGCCATCGGCGACCAGCTCACCTGCGTGTTCGTCGATCACGGCATGCTGCGCCTCGATGAAGCGAAGACCGTGGTGGATCTGTTCCGCCACCACTACAACATCCCGCTCGTGCACGTGGACGCGTCCAAGCAGTTCCTCGGCGAGCTCGAAGGCGTCACCGACCCTGAAACCAAGCGCAAGACCATCGGCCGCCTCTTCATCGAGGTGTTCGAAGCCGAGGCCAAGAAGATCGGCGGCGCCGACTTCCTGGCGCAGGGCACGCTGTATCCCGACGTGATCGAGAGCGTCTCCTTCACCGGCGGCCCCTCGGTGACGATCAAGTCGCACCACAATGTCGGCGGTCTGCCCGAGCGCATGAACATGAAGCTCGTCGAGCCCCTGCGCGAGCTGTTCAAGGACGAGGTGCGCAAGCTCGGCTACGAGCTCGGCCTGCCCGAAATCTTCGTTGGCCGCCACCCGTTCCCGGGCCCGGGCCTCGCCATCCGCTGCCCCGGCGACATCACCCGCGACAAGCTCGACATCCTGCGCAAGGCCGATGCCGTCTACATCGACCAGATCCGCAAGCACGGCCTCTACGACGACATCTGGCAGGCCTTCGCCGTGCTGCTCCCCGTCAAGACGGTGGGCGTCATGGGCGACGGCCGCACATATGACTACGTCGTGGGCCTCCGCGCCGTCACCTCAACCGACGGCATGACCGCGGACTTCTACCAGTTCGACATGAAGTTTTTGGGCGAGACCGCCACGCGCATCATCAACGAGGTGAAGGGCGTGAACCGGGTGGTGTACGACGTGACCAGCAAGCCGCCGGGGACGATTGAGTGGGAGTAG